The Bacillus sp. Y1 genome includes the window AACGTTTTGAAGAGCTTGTGAATGAAATAAAGGAGTAAGAACAAAAAGCTACCGGGTTTCCAATAAGGGATACTTAGTAGCTTTTTTTCATGAGATATTTGGAATAAAGTTAGTTGCCACTTTCATCATTTGAGTTGTAGCGGGTGTTGAAAAGAAATTGATTTGGAGACATGATTGAGCGTCTGGTCGTTCTCAAAAATAGATTTGATCTTATTTAGAAATAAATGATTCCTTTGTCCATCAACAACTACTAGCAACTTACTCCCCCTTTTTATTGTTAAAAAGAATGTCACTAGCTTTGTTATGTGTAAGCCTGAAACTGAATGATGATTATGATAAAAAGTGACCATGCCATTGAATTTCTTTGCTAATGTATAAAGTTCCATTATCTCTTTCATCATTATTCGGTGGGTATAACAAATCGTTATAGACGATGTTTCATTCATGGATAGCACTCCTTTACCCGAGTTATTTTTATCAATTATTACCCCTTCTTCCCCATAATGAAACATGTTTGTTAGGAAATATACTGAGAATTCAATCTCTTCCGTCTAGAGGCGGAGGAAAATCCCATCAAAGGTCTGTTTTGAGAAAAAACAATGCAAAGTAAACTAAAGGTATCAAAGGGAGTTAGGGGTAGAATAAATGAAAAAATTTATTGTTGTTTTTCAAAACAAAAATTTCACCAAGCTTTTTTTAGCGAACTTCACCTCACAAATGGGTAGTACGATTGGACTTACTGCTTTTATGTTTTTTTTATTGGATCGTTTTTCCGACCAGCCTATGTACGCATCTATAACAGAGTTAATGTATTCACTCCCAACACTAGCTGTTTTTTTCCTAGTCGGCGTATTTGCAGATCGAATGGATAGACAAAAGATTGCTTTTAGCTGTGACTGGATAAGTGCTGTACTTTCCATAATATTTTTAGGGACATTAATAATTGGTTCGATGCCACTGATCTTCTTTGTTCTCTTTTTAAGAAGTGCCGTTCAAAAATTCTTTTTTCCCGCCGAGCATTCGATGGTTCAAGGAATTCTTAAGCAGGATGATTACACAACTGCTGCTGGTTTAAATCAATTGGTCATGAGTTTATTTATGCTATTTGGTAATGGGTTAGGGGTATTAGCCTATTGGACGGTAGGGATTTACGGGGCAATCCTTATCGATACCATTACGTTCATGATAAGTGCTCTTCTTATCCGTTCTTGCCAGATTCAAGAGAGTGTAAGAATGCCAAATGGAAAGCATCGATTAAAAGATTTAAATATTTCTACTGTATTTGTTGATTTCAAGGATTCAATGAAATATATACTACAGCACGGCCTCCTAAGAACACTGTTGATTGGATTTATTGTGTTTGGTGTTGTAAACGGTGGTTTTAGTGTAATGCCTGTTTTTATCTTAAAATATAAGCTTGCACCGGAGAATTACGAACAATTTTCAATTATTATCGGAATCATGTTTGGAACAGGAGCTTTACTAGGAAGTGTCGTTGCATCGGTTTTAAGTGAAAAACTAAAACTTCATCAGCTTATTATTATGGGGCTTATTATTACCGGTAGTTTTGTCATCCTTTCATCACTTGTTACGTCCCTTGTCTTATTCTTTGTTTTAGTGTTTATTGCGGCTCTAGGCTTGCCACTTGTTAATATTGGAATCGGAGGATGGATGCCAAGTATTGTGGACCCTAAAATGATGGGGAGAGTTCAAGGGTGGATTTCACCATTAATGATGCTTTCTCAATCGCTAACTTTGGGATTTATCGCTTATAGTTTTCCAGCATTATTAAAAGTGGAGATGCTTTATTGGATCGTCGGAGGATGCTTGATGTTAGTGGGAGTATTTTATGCCATTGCTCTTCCAAAATACAGTCGGAATCTCCAACCAAAATCCAAGCCATTGACGGTTTCTTAGTAAAGGTGAAAGCATACCAATATTGAGTAAATTCAATTGACTTTATTGTGTTTTGATGATAATGTAACAAATATGGAAAATAATGAAAGGATAGGAGGTTACGATCATGAGAGTAAGAGATTTACACATTCACTTAACTGAATATGAGAGCGTAACCATTTATAATCCTTGTCCTTAAATGAGCACAGTTAACTATTTTATCAATGGCACAGGTTACGTATGAGTAGCTTGTGCTTTTTTGTCGCCTTTTGACATATCGCATAGGATGCGGTATGTCTTTTTTGTCTTGTAAAAGAGGTAGCATTGGGAATATCCCATTACTATAAAAAATTCTAGGAGGAAGTAACAATGCAAACATTACGTGTAGAAAGATTATTGGTATCACCCGTGGAGCTTGAGAGTGGTTAGTTATACATGACGGAAAGAAAAGAGAGGAGACTACCAAGATGTTCTCTATTTTAGGAAAATTGAGTTGGTTCTTTAAAGAAAATTGGAAACGCTATACTGTTGCGATAACACTCCTTATTTTTATTGGATTTGTTGATGTTATTCCACCAAAACTTGTTGGAATGGTTATTGATGATATTCATATGGGAGTAATAAGTAAGGAAAAAATTGTGCAGTACTTATTAGCTTTTTTTGTTCTGACAGTTGTATCCTATGGAGTCACATATATTTGGATGTACCAGCTGTTTGGTGGGGCTTTTCTTATTGAAAGAAAACTGCGCTCACAATTTATGAGGCATCTTTTTAAAATGACACCAACGTTCTTTGAAAAAAATCGAACGGGAGATTTAATGGCCCGTGCAACAAATGATCTAAAGGCTATTTCTACAACTGCTGGATTTGGTATTTTAACACTGGTAGATTCCACAGCCTTTATGCTTACAATCGTTGCGATGATGACGATCTTTATTAGTTGGGAACTTACTCTTGCAGCAGTCCTACCGTTGCCAATCATGGCTGTTCTCATCAATTATTATGGCAATACCATTCATAAAAAGTTTATGTCAGCACAGGATGCATTTGGTGAACTTAATGATCGTGTTCTCGAGTCGGTTTCAGGAGTAAGAGTGATTCGCGCCTATGTTCAAGAACGTGAAGATCAAGAACGATTTCACAATATGACTGAGGATGTTTATAAAAAGAATGTGGCTGTTGCAAAAATAGATTCTTTGTTTAATCCAACGATCAAGGTTTTAGTTGGACTAAGTTATGTTATTGGATTAGGTTTTGGTTCATACTTAGTGTTCCATAATCGACTCACGTTAGGGGAACTTGTTTCGTTTAATGTATATTTAGGTATGCTTGTTTGGCCAATGTTTGCTATTGGAGAGCTTATCAATATTATGCAAAGAGGAAATGCTTCACTAGACCGCGTACAAGAAACATTATCCTACCAGCCTGATGTATCGGATCCATTGAATCCAAAATCGGATAATAATCCGGAGCAGATTATGTTCAAGGAATTTTCATTTCGATATCCATCCTCTAACGTAGATAACCTAAGTAAAATCAACGTAGATTTGAAGCGAGGGGAGACATTGGGGATTGTTGGTAAAACAGGAAGTGGAAAAACAACCTTTATTAAACAGCTATTAAGAGAATATCCGTTAGGGGTAGGAGCATTAACTATTTCTAATGTAGAGTTAAATGAGCATACGTTAGAGACAACTAGAGGATGGATTGGGTACGTTCCACAAGATCACGTCCTGTTTTCAAAGACGGTAAAAGAAAATATTCTTTTTGGACGACTGGACGCTACTGATGCTGATTTGGTTAAAGCTATCGAGTTAGCGGATTTCCAGAAGGATATTGAGATGCTTCCAGAAGGTCTAGAAACACTTGTTGGGGAAAAAGGTGTTGCTTTATCTGGGGGACAAAAACAAAGAATTTCGATAGCAAGAGCATTAATTAAGAATCCTGAAATTCTTATTTTAGACGATTCTCTTTCAGCCGTTGATGCAAAAACAGAAAAGAAAATCATCGAAAATATACGAAGTGAACGAAGTGGAAAGACAACTATTATAACGACCCATCGAATGTCTGCAGTCCAGCACGCGGACCGTATTCTCGTGTTAGATGAAGGGATCATTGTTGAGGAAGGAACCCATGAAGAACTTATGGAACGGAACGGCTGGTATCGAGAGCAATATGATAGACAACAGGTTCAAACCTCATCTGAAGTGGAGGTGAGTGTATGACGACTGGTAAACGCCTCGTACAATACGCTTTGCATTATAAAAAAATCATAATTGCAGCACTTATGATGCTTTCTGTTGCGGTTACCGCTGACCTTGCGGGACCATTCATAGCCAAGCGAATGATTGATCAACACATATTAGGGATTGAGTCGACTTGGTATCAAACGAATGGAACGAAGGACTCAGTCGAATACAAAGGGAATTATTATAAACGTGAGACATATATTGAGGATGATGAGGTGAAGGTAGAAGAAGCAACTATCCTACAAGTCAATCGTTCCTTTGTCTTTGTTGAGGAGGCTACTCCCTTTGACGGGGAAAGAAGCTTTAAAAATGGCGTCCTAACTATTACAAAGGGAGACGAGATTGAAACCTTCGAAGGAACAAAGCTTTCAACCGAGGAGCTGGTAGCATTTTATCAGCCGGAAACCTCAAGAATTATTGGTTTATTATCACTGTACTTCGGACTGATCGTTATTGCAGCTATTTTTGAATACGGACAGCGTTTTTATTTGCAGATGTCTGCAAACCGGGTCATCCAAAAAATGCGTGAGGATGTATTTGGACAGATTCAAAAGCTTCCTATTCGATACTTTGATAATTTGCCAGCCGGTAAGGTTGTTGCGAGAATAACAAATGATACAGAAGCAATTCGAGAATTATATGTTACTGTACTATCAACCTTTTTTACCAGTGCGATTTACATTACGGGAATTTATATTGCTTTATTCATTCTCAATGTTAAGCTAGCGTTCATTTGTTTATTACTATTGCCCATTCTCTTTGTGTGGACACTTGTATATCGAAAATACGCATCAAAGTATAATCATAAAATACGTTCGAGAAATAGTGATATTAACGCAATTGTTAATGAATCCATTCAAGGGATGAATGTAATTCAAGCATTTAATCGAGAAAAGCAAACTCAGAAAGAATTTGAAAAACTAAATGAAGATCACTTTAAATTCCAAAACAAACTTTTAAGTCTCAATTCATTAACTTCACATAATTTAGTAAACGTACTAAGGAATGTGATATTTGTAGCTTTTATTTGGTATTTTGGGGGAGAAGCACTAAAGCCAAGTGCAGTAGTCTCGCTAGGAATGCTGTATGCGTTTGTTGATTATATAAATCGCCTTTTTAACCCTATTCAAGGGATTGTGAATCAGCTAGCCAATCTAGAACAAGCGCTCGTTGCGGCAGACCGTGTGTTTGAGTTATTAAAGGAAGAGGGAATCGATGTTAATGATCATCGGATGGAACGCTATAAGGGGAATGTAACTTTTGAGCATGTTTCTTTTGGATATAAAGAGAATGAATTTGTTTTAAAGGATATTCATTTTACTGCGGAGCACGGGGAAACTGTGGCGCTTGTAGGACATACCGGTTCAGGGAAAAGCTCAATTATCAATTTGCTTTTTAGGTTTTACGATTGTCAGAAAGGAAGTATTTTAGTTGATGGAACCGATCTAAAAAATATTCCCCATCAAACACTACGACAGCATATGGGAATCGTGTTGCAGGATCCTTTTCTATTCACTGGTACGATTGCTTCAAACGTTAGTCTCGATAATCCAGCTATTACTCGAGAAAAGGTTGAACAGGCACTTCGTGATGTAGGAGCTGATAGAGTATTTAAACATTTGGAAAAAGGCTTTGATGAACCGGTTATTGAAAAAGGCAGCACGTTATCAAGTGGACAGAGACAGCTTATTTCTTTTGCAAGAGCATTAGCATTCGATCCGGCTATTCTTATCTTGGATGAAGCAACATCTAGTATTGATACAGAGACAGAAATGATCATTCAAGAGGCAATGGATGTATTGAAAAAGGGAAGAACCACATTCATTATAGCTCACAGATTATCCACTATTCGAAATGCTGATCAAATACTTGTATTAGATAAAGGGTGTATCGTCGAAAAAGGGACGCATGATGAATTAATGGAACAAGAAGGAAAGTATTATCAAATGTATCAGCTTCAACAAGGAAGCAGCTTAGCGGGTTGATGTTCAAAGAACTTTCGAAATTTAGACATACAATTTTCTAATATTACGTCCAGTTGGTCCCCGAATTCGTGTTAATGTTAAAGCAAACATAGGCACGAAGGGGGACTTGAATATGGAAGAACTTTCAGTGACATTAGTTATTGCAAGTATTATGGTTTTAGGTTACTTTATTGGATTTACAATCATAAAAGAATCATAAAAACGGCCTTTTATTATGAAAGGCTGTTTTTTATTTGGGCATAATATGAAAGCCCTCTTCCGGAATGGAAGAGGGCTAAGCCATACCTTATTCAATTGTTGTACTATCTTAAGTTAAATTAGCGTTGGAAAGAACCGCTCATAGATTGTTGAGCCATAGATACTAAACGCTTAGTGATTTCTCCACCTACAGATCCGTTAGCACGTGAAGTAGTTTCGCCACCAAGGTTTACACCAAATTCGCTAGCGATCTCGTACTTCATTTGCTCTAATGCTTGCTCTGCTCCTGGTACTAATAGTTGGTTTGAAGAATTGTTGTTTGCCATGTTGAACACTCTCCTTCAGTTTTTTTGGTGGACTATTTTGGATTGAACCAAATTGATTTAGTAAATCAAGCTTTCAGCATAGTCCGTTATAAAAGTTTTTGTTGTTTGCGACTTGTTGTCGCTGTGTTTACTCAATATTATGGATGATTTTTTTGATCCTATTCGAAATAAACTGCAGGTAATGTTTTCCTGTTCATAATTTCTTTTTGCCTTACATGAACAGGTGATATGCTTCTCAAACTAATAAAAAAACAAAGTAGGGAAGAGAAATGGGAATATGTCCAGTTTGTAACGGGCTTGAAGAAAAATACTTTACTTGCAGTACATGCGGAAGTGAATTAGAGGAAGCAGGAAGGTTAATGGATTTTTTTGATGACTATAGTGCCTATAT containing:
- a CDS encoding alpha/beta-type small acid-soluble spore protein, translated to MANNNSSNQLLVPGAEQALEQMKYEIASEFGVNLGGETTSRANGSVGGEITKRLVSMAQQSMSGSFQR
- a CDS encoding MFS transporter, producing the protein MKKFIVVFQNKNFTKLFLANFTSQMGSTIGLTAFMFFLLDRFSDQPMYASITELMYSLPTLAVFFLVGVFADRMDRQKIAFSCDWISAVLSIIFLGTLIIGSMPLIFFVLFLRSAVQKFFFPAEHSMVQGILKQDDYTTAAGLNQLVMSLFMLFGNGLGVLAYWTVGIYGAILIDTITFMISALLIRSCQIQESVRMPNGKHRLKDLNISTVFVDFKDSMKYILQHGLLRTLLIGFIVFGVVNGGFSVMPVFILKYKLAPENYEQFSIIIGIMFGTGALLGSVVASVLSEKLKLHQLIIMGLIITGSFVILSSLVTSLVLFFVLVFIAALGLPLVNIGIGGWMPSIVDPKMMGRVQGWISPLMMLSQSLTLGFIAYSFPALLKVEMLYWIVGGCLMLVGVFYAIALPKYSRNLQPKSKPLTVS
- a CDS encoding ABC transporter ATP-binding protein; this encodes MFSILGKLSWFFKENWKRYTVAITLLIFIGFVDVIPPKLVGMVIDDIHMGVISKEKIVQYLLAFFVLTVVSYGVTYIWMYQLFGGAFLIERKLRSQFMRHLFKMTPTFFEKNRTGDLMARATNDLKAISTTAGFGILTLVDSTAFMLTIVAMMTIFISWELTLAAVLPLPIMAVLINYYGNTIHKKFMSAQDAFGELNDRVLESVSGVRVIRAYVQEREDQERFHNMTEDVYKKNVAVAKIDSLFNPTIKVLVGLSYVIGLGFGSYLVFHNRLTLGELVSFNVYLGMLVWPMFAIGELINIMQRGNASLDRVQETLSYQPDVSDPLNPKSDNNPEQIMFKEFSFRYPSSNVDNLSKINVDLKRGETLGIVGKTGSGKTTFIKQLLREYPLGVGALTISNVELNEHTLETTRGWIGYVPQDHVLFSKTVKENILFGRLDATDADLVKAIELADFQKDIEMLPEGLETLVGEKGVALSGGQKQRISIARALIKNPEILILDDSLSAVDAKTEKKIIENIRSERSGKTTIITTHRMSAVQHADRILVLDEGIIVEEGTHEELMERNGWYREQYDRQQVQTSSEVEVSV
- a CDS encoding ABC transporter ATP-binding protein, coding for MTTGKRLVQYALHYKKIIIAALMMLSVAVTADLAGPFIAKRMIDQHILGIESTWYQTNGTKDSVEYKGNYYKRETYIEDDEVKVEEATILQVNRSFVFVEEATPFDGERSFKNGVLTITKGDEIETFEGTKLSTEELVAFYQPETSRIIGLLSLYFGLIVIAAIFEYGQRFYLQMSANRVIQKMREDVFGQIQKLPIRYFDNLPAGKVVARITNDTEAIRELYVTVLSTFFTSAIYITGIYIALFILNVKLAFICLLLLPILFVWTLVYRKYASKYNHKIRSRNSDINAIVNESIQGMNVIQAFNREKQTQKEFEKLNEDHFKFQNKLLSLNSLTSHNLVNVLRNVIFVAFIWYFGGEALKPSAVVSLGMLYAFVDYINRLFNPIQGIVNQLANLEQALVAADRVFELLKEEGIDVNDHRMERYKGNVTFEHVSFGYKENEFVLKDIHFTAEHGETVALVGHTGSGKSSIINLLFRFYDCQKGSILVDGTDLKNIPHQTLRQHMGIVLQDPFLFTGTIASNVSLDNPAITREKVEQALRDVGADRVFKHLEKGFDEPVIEKGSTLSSGQRQLISFARALAFDPAILILDEATSSIDTETEMIIQEAMDVLKKGRTTFIIAHRLSTIRNADQILVLDKGCIVEKGTHDELMEQEGKYYQMYQLQQGSSLAG